The Crateriforma spongiae sequence TTGCTGCGCTGGGGGGGAGCCCCCTAATGATCAGGGTTTTCGGTGCCCGTCCGGTCAGGTTGGTCTTGCCCGGAAGCCGACATACCGGGCACGCTATCGATTATCTTCGGTTCGTCCCACTGACGGACGTGGAATTGATCATCACCAGCTGGAAATTCGGAAAGGGTTGCACGCGATGAAGTCATGGATTGTGACCGGGTGCGTTATTGTTTCGCTGTGGACTGGCATCCCCGCCGGTGCCGCGACGCCAACGGAAGTCCGCCAGGGACCGCAACCGATCAAACCGGGCGACGTCGGCGTGGGACGACGGGTCGCCGATTTGGCTTTCACCGACATCGACGGCCACACGTATCAACTGAGCGACTGGTTCGGTGGCCCGGAAAGCTCGGCGAATGAATCATGCGATGCAGTGGTTTTCGCGATGACAGGAATCGGTTGTCCGCTGTGCAAAAAGTACGCGCCGACGCTGGCGAAGATTCAGCGTCGATACGCTGGCCGTGGCGTGCGTTTTGTCTTTGTGAATCCGAACCAGTCGGAAAAGATCGCTCGGCTTCGCGATGCGATGGAGACTCATGGCATGGGTGACGTTTACGTCCGTGACGATGATGAACACATTGCTCATGCGTTGGACGCACACACGACGACCGAAGTGTTCGTGATCGATGCGGCTCGGACACTGGTGTATCGCGGCGCCGTCGACGACCAATACGGTTTCGGTTATTCGCTGGACGAACCACGCAAACACTTTCTGACCGACGCACTGGATGCCGTGCTTGATGACCGGCGTCCGTCGGTGTCGGCGACCACATCACCGGGGTGTGATTTGTATTTTCAGACGGATCCGCCTGCCGATGCATCGGCGGGGACGCTGACCTATCACAACCGAATTTCACGGATCATCGCGGACAACTGTGCCCAGTGCCATCGTGACGGCGGTTCGGCTCCATTTGCCTTGGATACCTATTCCAGCGTCATCGACTATGCGGGGATGATCGCCAGCGTGGTCCGACGCGGGGTCATGCCGCCGTGGTTCGCCGCGGATCCGAAACAAGAAACCAATCATGTTCCGGTGACCTTTGCCAACGATCGTTCGCTGGCGGAAGATGATCGACGCGATCTGCTTGCCTGGATCGAATCAGGCGCCGCCGAAGGTGACATCGCCGACGCCCCACTTCGTCACGCCGACGTTCCATCGACACAGTGGCACATTGGAAAGCCCGATTTGGAGGTTCAGATTCCGAAACAGATCCAAGTCAAAGCAACCGGACAGATGCCGTACAAACACACGTTGGTGCGTTTGAACTTGAAGGAAGGCCGCTGGGTACAGGCCGTTGAAATTCGTCCCACCGATCCGTCCGTGGTGCATCACGTGTTGGTGTTCTTAAAGGATTCACGTG is a genomic window containing:
- a CDS encoding redoxin family protein, coding for MKSWIVTGCVIVSLWTGIPAGAATPTEVRQGPQPIKPGDVGVGRRVADLAFTDIDGHTYQLSDWFGGPESSANESCDAVVFAMTGIGCPLCKKYAPTLAKIQRRYAGRGVRFVFVNPNQSEKIARLRDAMETHGMGDVYVRDDDEHIAHALDAHTTTEVFVIDAARTLVYRGAVDDQYGFGYSLDEPRKHFLTDALDAVLDDRRPSVSATTSPGCDLYFQTDPPADASAGTLTYHNRISRIIADNCAQCHRDGGSAPFALDTYSSVIDYAGMIASVVRRGVMPPWFAADPKQETNHVPVTFANDRSLAEDDRRDLLAWIESGAAEGDIADAPLRHADVPSTQWHIGKPDLEVQIPKQIQVKATGQMPYKHTLVRLNLKEGRWVQAVEIRPTDPSVVHHVLVFLKDSRDRNVDIDEESGFLAAYVPGNTFQRYPEGMAKRLPAGSDLVFQLHYTPNGTETSDQTRLGIRFADQPPRRVVKNVGIANHRIKIPPGADNHEETASLVVPADVHLLAVMPHMHLRGKAFRYDLTTPGGSPHRLLDVPNYDFNWQLEYRFNQPLAVTAGSRIDLTAWYDNSENNPANPDPGMTVRWGPQTDDEMMLGYVEYFESDEIVGDSAADDPIDVNSKRLIAAFRKVDGDNSGTITRQEFPRPLLFGRIDADGDDLLTSDEVLDAAEIILPLLGR